A portion of the Stigmatella aurantiaca DW4/3-1 genome contains these proteins:
- a CDS encoding STAS/SEC14 domain-containing protein produces the protein MGSEWSVGPHTLSLEEPGIVRLVPRGHLQLREIREMILPVQEFKKRHDTLYLLMDAREGTGFTAEARRALNDDRSLIPYAGAVFFGASFAMRAIANMMSRAGTLMGHPPAYPTVFTTTEEEARAWISAHRATRAQGR, from the coding sequence TTGGGATCAGAGTGGAGCGTTGGACCGCACACGCTGTCGCTCGAAGAGCCGGGCATCGTGCGGCTCGTGCCCCGGGGTCATCTCCAACTAAGGGAGATCCGGGAGATGATCCTGCCAGTGCAGGAGTTCAAGAAGCGCCATGACACACTCTACTTGCTGATGGACGCGCGCGAGGGCACCGGCTTCACGGCCGAAGCGCGCCGGGCGCTCAACGATGACCGGAGCCTGATTCCCTACGCGGGGGCCGTGTTCTTCGGGGCCAGCTTCGCGATGAGGGCCATCGCAAACATGATGTCACGGGCTGGCACACTGATGGGCCACCCGCCCGCCTATCCCACCGTCTTCACCACGACCGAGGAAGAGGCCCGGGCGTGGATCTCCGCCCATCGCGCCACCCGCGCCCAGGGGCGCTAA
- a CDS encoding FadR/GntR family transcriptional regulator: MEWVGLVGQVEQDLERVISQGLLPQDGFLPSENSLAKHYGLSRSTVREALKRLAARALIEQHPGRRSRALPLEGAVTLENLGVVLEGPGAAQPERRKLLEGFLALKRETAVELLAACCQQASARDLDSLAGLCFELAEEARWGEHPGRWAELEFALLRQAARAVERPGQALLLQSLERSYRGMARRLVPHLNAQATRQWALCALHALAAKDAQPLRQELPALLQASDAHLLAGLPPPQEPRESSLSPLCADTVPSHPTPEHEDATQRLSEANGPNQSACQTGLSQRAPTGGSPPVAPSFDSRPPPVDGAPGTDMPQGQEGSRRVPPGLQERPSQAPVGSDSGVRPLSREGGHLLLYGTAEGEQGGVCTAEEAGPVTGHRVPVEGQDGAGAAGARGRSSPC, translated from the coding sequence ATGGAATGGGTGGGGCTCGTCGGACAAGTGGAGCAGGACCTGGAGCGGGTGATTTCGCAAGGCCTGCTGCCCCAGGATGGCTTTCTTCCCTCGGAAAACTCGCTGGCCAAGCACTACGGACTTTCACGCAGCACCGTCCGTGAAGCACTGAAGCGCCTGGCCGCCAGAGCGTTGATAGAGCAGCACCCGGGCCGCCGCAGCCGAGCCCTCCCCTTGGAGGGGGCGGTGACCCTGGAGAACCTGGGAGTGGTGCTGGAGGGCCCGGGCGCCGCTCAACCGGAGAGACGCAAGCTGCTGGAAGGCTTTCTGGCCCTCAAGCGAGAGACGGCAGTGGAACTGCTGGCGGCGTGTTGCCAGCAGGCCTCTGCCAGGGACTTGGACTCGCTGGCAGGCCTGTGCTTCGAGTTGGCGGAGGAGGCCCGCTGGGGCGAACACCCCGGCAGGTGGGCGGAGCTGGAGTTCGCGTTGCTGAGGCAGGCGGCCCGCGCGGTGGAGCGTCCTGGACAGGCGCTGCTGCTGCAGTCGCTGGAGCGCTCGTACCGAGGAATGGCCCGGCGGCTGGTGCCGCACCTGAATGCGCAGGCCACTCGCCAGTGGGCACTCTGTGCGCTCCATGCCCTGGCAGCCAAGGACGCGCAGCCCCTGCGCCAGGAACTGCCCGCCTTGCTCCAGGCGAGCGATGCGCACCTGCTCGCAGGCCTCCCCCCTCCGCAGGAGCCAAGGGAGTCGTCACTGTCCCCACTTTGTGCAGACACAGTCCCCTCTCACCCCACCCCGGAGCATGAGGACGCCACGCAGAGGCTGTCGGAGGCGAACGGTCCCAACCAGTCTGCTTGCCAGACAGGTTTGAGCCAACGGGCGCCCACGGGCGGCTCCCCACCCGTGGCTCCCTCCTTTGACTCGCGCCCCCCTCCGGTAGACGGGGCGCCCGGCACGGATATGCCTCAGGGCCAGGAAGGGTCGCGAAGGGTTCCGCCTGGCCTCCAGGAGCGACCGTCCCAGGCTCCGGTTGGCTCTGACTCTGGGGTTAGACCCCTGAGCAGAGAGGGCGGACACCTCCTCTTGTATGGAACGGCGGAGGGTGAACAAGGTGGAGTGTGCACGGCTGAGGAAGCGGGGCCGGTGACCGGCCATCGAGTGCCTGTAGAGGGGCAGGATGGAGCGGGTGCTGCTGGCGCGCGAGGTCGCTCTTCTCCCTGCTGA
- a CDS encoding LysM peptidoglycan-binding domain-containing protein: MDGIEYRVQSGDTLSSIARRHQVTEAVLSRLNGISDVNRIWAGQVLRIPKERPCPTPRAPVHKVCAGETLSGIAEHYHRGPSEGQGHWQPGGNPPHQQGLYRHGEARHGGDGTQADRLRARPLPGE, translated from the coding sequence ATGGACGGCATCGAATACCGGGTCCAGTCGGGCGACACGCTGTCGTCGATCGCGCGGCGTCACCAGGTGACGGAGGCCGTGCTCTCCCGGCTGAACGGCATCAGTGACGTCAACCGCATCTGGGCCGGCCAGGTGCTGCGCATTCCAAAAGAGCGCCCCTGCCCCACGCCACGCGCTCCGGTGCACAAGGTCTGCGCGGGCGAGACCCTGTCCGGGATTGCCGAGCACTACCACAGGGGCCCATCCGAAGGGCAAGGACACTGGCAGCCCGGGGGGAATCCGCCCCACCAACAAGGTTTATATCGACACGGAGAAGCACGCCACGGCGGGGATGGGACACAGGCTGACCGCCTCCGAGCGCGCCCGCTACCAGGTGAATGA
- a CDS encoding GNAT family N-acetyltransferase, which yields MRVLEIAWSHPAGEALRARQRAEIAQRYQRDDSEPGKPPSAEDISVFVLAEDAQGTPLGCGGLRHLGGPTAEVKRMYVVPEARGQGAAVAILRALETWALDRGWTTLRLETGTLQPEAIRFYTREGYARIPNFGPYEGEPLSLCFERHLSSKARTL from the coding sequence ATGCGTGTTCTCGAGATTGCCTGGTCACATCCCGCGGGCGAGGCGCTCCGGGCCCGCCAGCGCGCGGAGATTGCCCAGCGCTACCAGCGGGACGACAGCGAGCCCGGAAAACCTCCTTCCGCGGAGGACATCTCCGTCTTCGTCCTGGCCGAAGATGCGCAGGGCACTCCCCTGGGCTGCGGGGGACTGCGCCACCTGGGCGGCCCCACGGCGGAAGTGAAGCGGATGTACGTCGTCCCCGAAGCGCGCGGCCAGGGCGCGGCCGTGGCGATCCTGCGCGCGCTCGAGACGTGGGCCCTGGACCGGGGCTGGACCACCCTGCGTCTCGAGACGGGCACCCTGCAGCCAGAGGCCATCCGGTTCTACACGCGGGAAGGGTATGCCCGGATTCCCAACTTCGGGCCCTACGAGGGAGAGCCCCTCTCGCTCTGTTTCGAGCGGCACCTCTCCTCGAAGGCCCGAACCCTCTAA
- a CDS encoding SGNH/GDSL hydrolase family protein, producing MRSAPAVLLAFLLLVVSGPLLAAPPAPAEPPAPRPLRVLFIGNSYTYNNNLPALLEGLARSATPPLRVQTRAIARAGVRLQQHWDRGEALAALRQGSWDYVVLQEQSTLGLRLIDGRHVVNDPELTFHPYARRFAEEARKVGAQPLFLLTWARRNTPESQAQLTQAYMSVARDLGAPIVPAGLAWSRIRQEFPELVLYHPDGSHPSPAGSYLTAVSLYATLTGNSPVGLASLLSGHPSPEGVLDPSRTVTLASLPPEDAERLQRAAWATFEELRQSGGYVTGEPLPPEPLPSLPEGQPLEPATLLGTWRGEMRFYSEEAGQSPATLQLVLRPQGSGLGGTARIVFANGKSEGPFALEQLAVEPARLRFTTPVLSQGRGRVEHEAVLTEEGMTGRALYENPRNHDRYVGTWKLLRPAPPAPAPQAPSPPRE from the coding sequence ATGCGCTCCGCCCCCGCAGTCCTCCTGGCCTTCCTCCTGCTCGTGGTGAGCGGGCCCCTCCTCGCGGCCCCTCCGGCCCCGGCAGAGCCTCCTGCCCCGCGGCCCCTCCGCGTCCTCTTCATCGGCAACAGCTACACCTACAACAACAACCTGCCCGCTTTGCTGGAAGGACTGGCCCGCTCCGCCACCCCTCCGCTCCGCGTCCAGACGCGCGCCATCGCCCGCGCCGGCGTCCGGCTGCAACAGCACTGGGACCGGGGCGAGGCGCTCGCCGCCCTCCGGCAGGGCTCCTGGGACTATGTGGTGCTCCAGGAGCAGAGCACGTTGGGTTTGCGGCTCATCGATGGCCGCCACGTGGTGAACGACCCCGAGCTCACGTTCCACCCCTACGCGCGGCGCTTCGCCGAAGAAGCCCGGAAGGTGGGCGCGCAGCCCCTCTTCCTGCTCACCTGGGCAAGGCGGAACACCCCCGAGTCCCAGGCACAGCTCACCCAGGCCTATATGTCCGTGGCCCGGGATCTCGGGGCACCCATTGTCCCCGCCGGGCTCGCCTGGTCGCGGATCCGCCAGGAGTTCCCGGAGCTGGTCCTCTACCACCCGGATGGCAGCCACCCCTCCCCCGCCGGCAGTTACCTCACGGCCGTCTCCCTCTACGCGACCCTGACCGGGAACTCGCCCGTGGGGCTGGCCTCGCTCTTGAGCGGGCACCCGAGCCCCGAGGGCGTGCTGGATCCCTCGCGCACGGTGACGCTGGCCTCGCTTCCCCCGGAAGACGCCGAGCGCCTTCAGCGCGCCGCCTGGGCCACCTTCGAGGAGCTTCGCCAGAGCGGCGGCTATGTGACGGGGGAGCCCCTGCCCCCCGAACCCCTCCCGTCACTTCCCGAGGGACAGCCCCTGGAGCCCGCCACGCTGCTCGGCACCTGGCGGGGGGAGATGCGCTTCTACTCGGAAGAGGCAGGCCAATCTCCCGCCACCCTCCAGCTGGTGCTCAGGCCCCAGGGCTCAGGGCTCGGGGGCACCGCGCGGATCGTCTTCGCCAATGGCAAGAGCGAGGGGCCTTTCGCCCTCGAGCAGCTCGCGGTGGAGCCCGCCCGGCTGCGCTTCACCACCCCCGTGTTGAGTCAGGGGCGGGGCCGCGTGGAGCACGAGGCCGTGCTCACGGAAGAAGGGATGACCGGACGGGCCCTCTACGAGAACCCACGCAACCATGACCGGTACGTGGGCACCTGGAAGCTCCTCCGTCCAGCGCCTCCCGCGCCCGCCCCCCAGGCGCCCTCGCCCCCCCGAGAGTAG
- a CDS encoding DNA cytosine methyltransferase, with translation MIPPLRTRRPSLTAIEICAGAGGQAIGLDMAGFEHVAAVEIDKHACATLRLNRPQWRVFEEDLKDFSGSSFRGVDLLAGGVPCPPFSIAGKQLGADDERDLFPEALRLVEEIRPAAVMLENVRGLAAERFSEYRASVLSRLERLGYVPSWRVLNASDYGVPQLRPRFILVALRPVAATHFIWPKAQREIPTVGNTIGDLMAAGGWPGADAWVAGAQALAPTIVGGSKKHGGPDLGPTRARLEWSKLGVDGLGIANAAPDAAFPPGQKPKLTVPMVARLQGFPDDWKLSGGKTAAYRQVGNAFPPPVARAVGLCLRKALVKAQAEAPAQLRFA, from the coding sequence GTGATTCCGCCCCTTCGCACCCGCAGGCCCTCGCTGACGGCGATCGAGATCTGCGCCGGTGCGGGAGGGCAGGCCATCGGCCTGGACATGGCCGGCTTCGAGCACGTGGCCGCCGTCGAGATCGACAAGCACGCCTGCGCCACCCTCCGGCTGAACAGGCCCCAGTGGCGCGTGTTCGAGGAGGACCTGAAGGATTTCTCGGGCTCGTCGTTCCGGGGGGTGGATCTCCTGGCGGGGGGCGTCCCCTGTCCGCCCTTCTCCATCGCCGGCAAGCAACTCGGGGCCGACGATGAGCGCGACCTGTTCCCCGAAGCCCTGCGTTTGGTGGAAGAAATCCGCCCCGCCGCGGTGATGCTGGAAAACGTCCGGGGACTCGCGGCGGAGCGGTTCTCGGAGTACCGCGCCTCGGTCCTGAGCCGACTGGAGCGCCTCGGCTATGTGCCCTCGTGGCGCGTGCTGAATGCCTCCGATTACGGTGTTCCTCAGCTCCGCCCTCGCTTCATTCTCGTCGCGCTCCGGCCCGTGGCGGCGACGCACTTCATATGGCCCAAGGCCCAGCGCGAGATTCCCACCGTGGGGAACACGATCGGTGACCTCATGGCCGCCGGGGGTTGGCCAGGGGCTGACGCCTGGGTGGCGGGAGCGCAGGCCCTGGCCCCCACCATCGTGGGGGGCTCCAAGAAGCACGGTGGGCCAGATCTCGGACCGACCCGGGCTCGGCTCGAGTGGTCCAAGCTGGGCGTCGATGGGCTGGGCATCGCCAACGCAGCGCCCGATGCCGCCTTTCCCCCGGGCCAGAAGCCCAAGCTGACGGTGCCCATGGTGGCGCGGCTTCAAGGCTTCCCCGATGACTGGAAACTGTCCGGGGGAAAGACCGCCGCCTATCGCCAGGTCGGCAACGCATTCCCTCCTCCCGTGGCGCGCGCGGTGGGCCTCTGCCTCCGCAAGGCGCTGGTGAAGGCCCAGGCCGAGGCGCCTGCGCAACTGCGGTTTGCCTAG
- a CDS encoding formate--tetrahydrofolate ligase: protein MRAIARTVYGASDVAFTPGARKDLEALRELGATALPVCMAKTHLSLSDDPSKRGRPRGFTLTVREVRLSAGAGFLVALTGDILTMPGLPREPAARRITLHGDGRITGLMQGE from the coding sequence GTGCGGGCGATTGCCCGGACGGTGTACGGCGCCAGCGATGTGGCCTTCACCCCCGGGGCCCGGAAGGATCTGGAGGCCCTGCGCGAGCTGGGCGCCACGGCACTGCCGGTGTGCATGGCCAAGACGCACCTGTCCCTCTCGGACGACCCCTCGAAGCGGGGGCGGCCCCGGGGCTTCACCCTCACCGTGCGCGAGGTGCGACTGTCCGCGGGGGCCGGGTTCCTGGTGGCCCTCACCGGCGACATCCTCACCATGCCGGGCCTGCCCCGCGAGCCCGCCGCCCGCCGCATCACCCTCCACGGCGATGGCCGGATTACAGGGCTGATGCAGGGCGAGTAG
- a CDS encoding formate--tetrahydrofolate ligase, producing the protein MTLRPLSDVAADIRLAPEDVLPWGRDRAKVSLDALGRSQRQGRLVLVSAINPTPAGEGKTTMSVALAMGLRQRGRRAVAALREPSLGPVFGVKGGGTGGGQASLEPATDINLHFTGDIHAVTSAHNLLAALVDNAVYYGTPAVLDSTRVRWRRALDMNDRFLRHVLVGLGGKAHGVPRETSFDITAASEVMAILALAENLQDLEARLGRILVGHAPDGAPVRAADLHAAPALVALLKDALMPNLVQTREGGPAFVHAGPFGNIAHGCNSVLATRMALAYGEEVITEAGFGFDLGAEKFLDIKCRASGLWPRGVVLVVTLRALKHHGGASAQQLAAPDPEALQRGFQHLEQHLDSIAAFGLPAVVCVNRFPQDTQAELDTLRDFTRQRGVETAECEGFSRGGEGSLELADRVLEMLDRTDAAPPSLASSMS; encoded by the coding sequence ATGACGCTCCGCCCCCTCTCCGACGTCGCCGCCGACATCCGCCTGGCCCCCGAGGACGTCCTGCCCTGGGGCCGGGACCGCGCCAAGGTGTCCCTCGATGCGCTCGGCCGCTCCCAACGCCAGGGGCGCCTCGTGCTCGTCTCCGCCATCAACCCCACCCCCGCCGGCGAGGGGAAGACCACCATGTCCGTGGCGCTCGCCATGGGGCTGCGCCAGCGCGGGCGGCGCGCCGTGGCCGCCCTGCGGGAGCCTTCGCTCGGCCCCGTCTTTGGCGTGAAGGGCGGCGGCACGGGCGGCGGCCAGGCCAGCCTCGAGCCCGCCACGGACATCAACCTCCACTTCACCGGCGACATCCACGCCGTCACCTCCGCCCACAACCTGCTCGCCGCCCTGGTGGACAACGCCGTCTATTACGGCACCCCCGCCGTGCTCGACTCCACCCGCGTGCGCTGGCGCCGCGCCCTCGACATGAACGACCGGTTCCTGCGCCATGTCCTCGTGGGCCTGGGCGGCAAGGCCCACGGCGTGCCCCGCGAGACGTCCTTCGACATCACCGCCGCCAGCGAGGTCATGGCCATCCTCGCCCTCGCCGAGAACCTCCAGGATCTGGAGGCCCGGCTGGGGCGCATCCTGGTGGGCCATGCGCCGGACGGCGCCCCCGTGCGCGCCGCGGACCTCCACGCCGCGCCCGCCCTCGTCGCGCTGCTCAAGGACGCACTGATGCCCAACCTCGTGCAGACACGCGAGGGAGGCCCCGCCTTCGTCCACGCCGGGCCCTTCGGCAACATCGCCCACGGCTGCAACTCCGTGCTGGCCACCCGCATGGCCCTGGCCTACGGGGAGGAGGTCATCACCGAGGCGGGCTTCGGCTTCGACCTGGGTGCCGAGAAGTTCCTCGACATCAAGTGCCGCGCCTCGGGGCTGTGGCCCCGGGGCGTGGTGCTGGTCGTCACGCTGCGGGCCCTGAAGCACCACGGGGGCGCGTCCGCCCAGCAGCTCGCGGCCCCGGATCCCGAAGCGCTCCAGCGCGGCTTCCAGCACCTGGAGCAGCACCTGGACTCCATCGCGGCCTTTGGTCTGCCCGCCGTCGTCTGCGTCAACCGCTTCCCTCAGGACACCCAGGCGGAGCTGGACACGCTGCGGGACTTCACCCGCCAGCGCGGCGTGGAGACCGCCGAGTGCGAAGGCTTCTCGCGTGGCGGCGAGGGGTCGCTGGAGCTGGCGGACCGCGTCCTGGAGATGCTCGACCGCACGGACGCCGCGCCCCCCAGCCTCGCTTCCTCTATGAGCTGA
- a CDS encoding erythromycin esterase family protein: MRIHPWLWLSLGLGCASARPGPVPSPVVSQVRAPLLGQVLGAEGATLPGARITVVPRAPSWDVRTDAPVALTLSGPEGRFEVASLPPGAYGLTAVTPGGVLIVGEPLKVEAGQPVRPIELREGSESPGLLEGTVVDEVGAPVPGAKLRIVRPGMPFDDVALLEASPEGRFRVRSGGGAHNVVASAPGFTPLMQQVAKTGEPVTMRLERAADETMSRAAVAWMKETGVPLKSVEAGQGLEDLAPLKQVLKDTRVVALGEATHGTREFFQLKHRMLEFLVTELGFTVFALEENFAEALAFNEYILEGRGDPRHLLRGSAWDTEEVLALIQWMRRYNEEPSHPKKLKFYGVDMQFSPEAVARVNAYLAQVDAAYGAQVQEPLAVLALPRSGFSRQPEERQKEVGARLDLLAQRFEAERARYVRQSSAAEWAVARQNVRVLRQFVGKVLQEEEELRDRAMAENLLWILEHEGPDTRAVLWAHNGHVQRGPGEWREHAAGRHLADALGPSLYVFGMAFHQGAFLAFNMDAQPPPGRKGMVAFSVPPEPEDTLDAALAATGWPVFALDLRALPRAGPAYEWWRRSRRAHDIGFIYSDGGYPSLAQIHALRLYDGLLFVERTTAARLNPR; this comes from the coding sequence ATGCGAATCCATCCGTGGCTGTGGCTCTCGTTGGGATTGGGGTGCGCCTCGGCCCGTCCCGGCCCCGTGCCATCTCCCGTCGTGTCCCAGGTGAGGGCCCCTCTCCTCGGCCAGGTGTTGGGGGCGGAGGGAGCCACCCTGCCCGGGGCGCGGATCACCGTGGTGCCACGGGCACCGTCCTGGGACGTGCGGACGGACGCGCCCGTGGCCCTCACCCTCTCGGGCCCGGAAGGGCGCTTCGAGGTGGCATCGCTTCCGCCCGGAGCGTACGGCCTCACCGCCGTCACCCCCGGCGGCGTGCTCATCGTGGGCGAACCGCTGAAGGTGGAAGCAGGCCAGCCTGTGAGGCCCATCGAGCTCCGGGAAGGGAGCGAGTCCCCCGGCCTGCTGGAGGGCACGGTGGTGGACGAGGTGGGCGCCCCTGTCCCCGGGGCGAAGCTGCGCATCGTCCGCCCGGGAATGCCCTTCGATGATGTTGCCCTGCTGGAGGCCTCGCCGGAAGGCCGCTTCCGGGTGAGGAGCGGGGGAGGCGCCCACAACGTGGTGGCCTCCGCGCCTGGGTTCACGCCGCTGATGCAGCAGGTGGCCAAGACGGGCGAGCCCGTCACGATGCGGTTGGAGCGGGCCGCGGACGAGACGATGTCCCGGGCGGCCGTGGCATGGATGAAAGAGACGGGCGTGCCGCTGAAGTCGGTGGAAGCGGGGCAGGGGCTGGAGGACCTGGCGCCGTTGAAGCAGGTGCTGAAGGACACGCGCGTGGTGGCCCTGGGCGAGGCCACGCATGGCACACGGGAGTTCTTCCAACTCAAGCACCGCATGCTGGAGTTCCTGGTGACGGAGCTGGGCTTCACGGTCTTCGCCCTCGAGGAGAACTTCGCGGAGGCGCTCGCCTTCAACGAGTACATCCTCGAGGGACGGGGAGACCCCAGGCACCTGCTGCGCGGCTCCGCCTGGGACACGGAGGAGGTGCTGGCGCTCATCCAATGGATGCGCCGCTACAACGAAGAGCCCTCCCACCCGAAGAAGCTGAAGTTCTACGGCGTGGACATGCAGTTCTCGCCCGAGGCGGTGGCGCGCGTGAACGCCTATCTGGCCCAGGTGGACGCGGCGTACGGGGCCCAGGTGCAGGAGCCGCTCGCGGTGCTGGCCCTGCCCAGGTCGGGCTTCAGCAGGCAGCCCGAGGAGCGCCAGAAGGAGGTGGGGGCACGGCTCGACCTCCTGGCCCAGCGGTTCGAGGCCGAGCGGGCGCGGTATGTCCGCCAGTCCAGCGCGGCGGAGTGGGCGGTGGCGCGGCAGAACGTGCGCGTGCTGCGGCAGTTCGTGGGCAAGGTGCTCCAGGAAGAGGAGGAGCTGCGAGACCGGGCCATGGCGGAGAACCTGCTCTGGATCCTGGAGCACGAAGGGCCGGACACGCGGGCGGTGCTGTGGGCACACAACGGGCATGTGCAGCGGGGGCCGGGCGAGTGGCGGGAGCACGCCGCGGGCCGGCACTTGGCGGACGCGCTCGGCCCCTCCTTGTATGTGTTCGGGATGGCCTTTCACCAGGGCGCATTCCTGGCGTTCAACATGGATGCGCAGCCCCCGCCGGGCCGCAAGGGCATGGTGGCGTTCTCGGTGCCGCCGGAGCCCGAGGACACGCTGGATGCCGCGCTGGCCGCCACGGGCTGGCCCGTGTTCGCGCTGGACCTCCGCGCCCTGCCGCGCGCGGGACCGGCGTACGAGTGGTGGCGGCGCTCGCGGCGCGCCCACGACATCGGCTTCATCTACTCGGATGGGGGCTATCCGTCCCTGGCGCAGATCCACGCGTTGCGGCTCTACGACGGCCTGCTGTTCGTGGAGCGCACCACCGCGGCCCGGCTCAACCCCCGGTAG
- a CDS encoding NmrA family NAD(P)-binding protein, which produces MKLLVTAASGNIGSRVAEQIVAAGAEAVLLSRHPAKLSALSARGAQVLPIGSDDAPGLLSAAQGADALFFLAPPNPGAKDLRDWYTQTATAAAQAVREHRIPRVVCISTVGAHANAPLGTIAFAAEMEERFNRAAPHVLHLRPGYFMENCLSQVESIRHGVLSFPYAEDHDMPWISTDDIGDVAAKYLLDGSWTGHWTRNLLGPENLTLPEVAARISQVAGKPIRYVQVSPEAVQHQLEAQGVNPTVRQQLGDLFRALGDPNGIYATARTPEAFTPTTFETFARNKLLPLLATGG; this is translated from the coding sequence ATGAAGCTCCTCGTCACCGCCGCCTCCGGCAACATCGGCTCCCGCGTCGCGGAACAAATCGTCGCGGCCGGCGCCGAGGCCGTGCTGCTCTCCCGCCACCCCGCGAAGCTCTCGGCCCTGAGCGCCCGGGGTGCCCAGGTCCTGCCCATCGGCAGCGACGATGCCCCCGGGCTCCTCTCGGCCGCCCAGGGCGCGGATGCGCTGTTCTTTCTGGCCCCGCCCAACCCCGGCGCGAAGGATCTGCGCGACTGGTACACCCAGACGGCCACGGCCGCCGCCCAGGCCGTCCGGGAGCACCGCATCCCGCGCGTGGTCTGCATCTCCACCGTGGGGGCCCACGCGAACGCCCCGCTCGGCACCATCGCCTTCGCCGCGGAGATGGAGGAACGCTTCAACCGCGCGGCCCCCCACGTGCTGCACCTGCGTCCGGGCTACTTCATGGAAAACTGTCTGTCCCAGGTGGAGTCAATCCGCCACGGCGTCCTGTCCTTTCCCTATGCGGAGGACCACGACATGCCGTGGATCAGCACGGATGACATCGGCGATGTGGCCGCGAAGTACCTGCTCGATGGAAGCTGGACGGGCCACTGGACGCGGAACCTGCTCGGGCCGGAGAACCTGACCCTGCCGGAGGTGGCCGCCCGGATCTCCCAGGTGGCTGGCAAGCCCATCCGGTACGTGCAGGTCTCCCCCGAGGCCGTGCAGCATCAGCTCGAGGCCCAGGGCGTGAACCCCACCGTGCGGCAGCAACTGGGGGATCTGTTCCGGGCGCTCGGCGACCCGAACGGCATCTACGCGACGGCGCGGACGCCCGAGGCCTTCACGCCGACGACGTTCGAGACGTTCGCCCGGAACAAGCTGCTGCCCCTGCTGGCTACCGGGGGTTGA
- a CDS encoding nuclear transport factor 2 family protein, whose translation MQTPLSGKAEELFAAHLALVTKDMPAWLELFAENAVIEFPYAPSVGTPARLEGKAAITAYAQGVSSVMRDFVFSDLRVFPAREPHVLFAEVHGEATLPRTGRPYVQDYVMRLETDGERIIHYREYWNPVPVLQAFEGMPGVVDAFHPGGRT comes from the coding sequence ATGCAGACCCCTCTCTCAGGAAAAGCCGAGGAACTTTTCGCCGCGCACCTCGCGCTCGTGACCAAGGACATGCCAGCCTGGTTGGAGCTGTTCGCCGAGAACGCCGTCATCGAGTTTCCCTATGCGCCTTCCGTGGGCACCCCGGCCCGGCTGGAGGGCAAGGCCGCCATCACCGCCTATGCGCAGGGCGTGTCCTCGGTGATGCGGGATTTCGTCTTCTCGGACCTCCGGGTCTTCCCTGCCCGCGAGCCCCACGTGCTGTTCGCCGAGGTCCATGGCGAGGCCACCCTCCCCCGCACCGGGCGCCCGTACGTGCAGGACTACGTGATGCGCCTGGAGACGGACGGAGAGCGGATCATCCACTATCGCGAGTACTGGAACCCCGTTCCCGTCCTCCAGGCCTTCGAGGGGATGCCGGGCGTCGTCGACGCCTTCCATCCGGGGGGACGGACATGA
- a CDS encoding winged helix-turn-helix transcriptional regulator, with the protein MAGKRADEAARQHLVTGLLERMLVKDVFDETCIVNQALVLLADKWALLVLIVLMQGTKRYSELQRQIRGVSPKMLTQTLRSLEENELVARQVFPEVPPRVEYSLTAFGKSLSHPLAALCDWAFEHEPRLRKVYAQARPAP; encoded by the coding sequence ATGGCGGGAAAGAGAGCGGACGAGGCGGCGCGGCAGCATCTCGTGACGGGGCTGCTGGAGCGCATGCTCGTGAAGGACGTCTTCGATGAGACCTGTATCGTGAATCAGGCGCTCGTCTTGCTGGCGGACAAGTGGGCCTTGCTGGTGCTCATCGTGCTGATGCAGGGCACCAAGCGCTACAGCGAACTGCAGCGGCAGATCCGGGGCGTGTCACCGAAGATGCTGACGCAGACCTTGCGCTCGCTCGAGGAGAACGAGCTGGTGGCGCGGCAGGTCTTCCCCGAGGTGCCGCCGCGGGTGGAGTACAGCCTCACGGCGTTTGGAAAGAGCCTGAGCCATCCGCTGGCGGCGCTCTGCGACTGGGCGTTCGAGCACGAGCCCCGGTTGCGGAAGGTCTACGCCCAGGCCCGCCCGGCGCCCTGA